In Chiloscyllium plagiosum isolate BGI_BamShark_2017 chromosome 1, ASM401019v2, whole genome shotgun sequence, the sequence GATCTTGCCGTTCTTCACCTTGAAGTTGTGGAAGTCCCCGGGGTGGCTCGGGTGGTTCACGCCGAACGGATTGAAGTGGGGTCCGGTGGAGCCGCAGCCGCCGCTCAGGTCCCCGAACTGATGGACGTGGATCGCTCGCTCGGACTGTGTGTCGTCCATCGGGAAGCCTTGCAGGTCGAAGTATGCATCCAGGCTGCTATCGGGACTCTTTTGGTGGAAGAGGATGTAGCCGCTGATAGCGGGCAGACCGGCCTTCAGGTCAGAGCTGGGCTGTATGTTACACACGGCAAAGAGCCCGGGCAAGTCCCGAGGGGACAGTATAGGTCTCAGCTTCAGCCAAGTGCCTTTGATATGGTCTGACATCCCAGCAATGGCCTTGGTGTTGAAGTAGCCCAGGGCCTGGGGCACTTGCAGTGCGAGGGTCCCTGCCAGCAGCAGCAACTGCAGCCCTGAACTGTACAAGTTTCCTGTCCCGTTTAAGTATTTCATGTTCTGACCCCGGCGATCAGGGTTTTGAGAGCAGGCTTGCTGTCTGTGAATATGAAGAGGTCGTTCCTGCACTGTTTCGCCCAGGGGAACGCAAGCAATAAATACAGGAGCTACTTGCAAAGTTACACAAGCAGGGACAACACGTCAGCTCGCCACTTCCAGCAGTCCCTCCTATCAGCTGGCAGCTGAGAGCTCGCTTTCTGCTTGAGGACCCGAAACCAAAGCAAAGTACATGTACGTGTGGCAAGGTGCTGCTGTTTACCACGAGCATTTACAGCCGAAGTTGCAGAGGCGAAAGCCCTCTCGAGATAACTGTGGTTGGTCAAAGCAAGAAAATGTTTGTGCAGCTATCAAGGAAAATCCTTCAGAAATAGGCAGATACTGTATGACCCGTTATTCACAGGGGGATAAAAGTTCACATTAGAGGAGTGGTGCACACGTTGGAGACTAAAAATGCTGGAATCgttttcattttccatttcccCGAGGGGGGTGTAAATCTCACAAATCAAATACTCCCATTGTAAAGGGGGCACTaaactccaaaacaaaaacaaaaacaggtttGATGAGCAAATAAAATCAGCATTACTTGGTACAGTATTGCTAATGCACTCCCGTCTTAGGAATACTTAGACTTTTCACCGTTGGGCGGTTAATTTGGGGAGTACATCAAAATTGCCTGAT encodes:
- the LOC122551641 gene encoding extracellular superoxide dismutase [Cu-Zn]-like translates to MKYLNGTGNLYSSGLQLLLLAGTLALQVPQALGYFNTKAIAGMSDHIKGTWLKLRPILSPRDLPGLFAVCNIQPSSDLKAGLPAISGYILFHQKSPDSSLDAYFDLQGFPMDDTQSERAIHVHQFGDLSGGCGSTGPHFNPFGVNHPSHPGDFHNFKVKNGKIVKHLIHLKANLYGVHTILGRGVVVHQGKDDLGFGGNPESLRSGNSGTRLACCTIGLSKGDLWQQMVQKE